The following proteins come from a genomic window of Desulfocurvibacter africanus subsp. africanus DSM 2603:
- a CDS encoding DNA polymerase IV translates to MRVIMHLDMDAFFASVEQVDNPELKGKPVIIGGQERGVVSAASYEARKFGVRSAMPSATARRLCPQGVFLKGRMQRYAEVSGHIMTVLRDLVPVVEQTSVDEAYVDASGTERLYGPPVVLARRLKQEIRQATQLTCSVGIAPNKFLAKIASELNKPDGLYELRPQDVQTFLRELPVEKIPGVGASCMKVLGKLNVKTAADVLRFPREFWVEKLGKWGSVLHDRAQGIDGRAVSPEHETKSSSAENTFSKDVDDSEILRRWLWRQSERVGRDLREHGWFGRTVTLKVKYADFTQLTRSRSLHVATNSTRVIHETAVSLMAEISFARKVRLIGVGVSNFDKGESQFSLIESLEPRPDKLDLTLDAIRDKFGDKILVQGRVFDLKK, encoded by the coding sequence ATGCGCGTCATCATGCATCTGGACATGGATGCCTTCTTCGCCTCCGTGGAGCAGGTAGATAACCCCGAACTCAAGGGCAAGCCGGTCATCATCGGCGGTCAGGAGCGCGGTGTGGTTTCCGCGGCCTCTTATGAAGCGCGCAAGTTTGGAGTGCGCTCCGCCATGCCCTCGGCCACGGCTCGAAGACTCTGCCCCCAGGGAGTCTTCCTCAAGGGCCGCATGCAACGTTATGCCGAAGTTTCCGGGCATATCATGACCGTATTGCGCGACTTGGTCCCGGTGGTGGAGCAGACCTCCGTGGACGAGGCTTACGTGGACGCCAGTGGCACGGAGCGACTCTATGGGCCCCCCGTGGTATTGGCACGGCGCCTCAAGCAGGAGATCCGCCAGGCCACACAACTTACCTGTTCCGTGGGAATAGCGCCCAACAAGTTTCTGGCCAAGATAGCCTCGGAATTGAATAAGCCTGACGGACTTTACGAACTCAGGCCCCAGGACGTGCAAACCTTCCTGCGCGAACTGCCTGTGGAGAAGATCCCCGGAGTGGGCGCCAGTTGTATGAAGGTGCTTGGCAAACTGAACGTCAAAACGGCCGCGGACGTGCTGCGTTTTCCTCGCGAGTTTTGGGTCGAAAAGCTCGGCAAGTGGGGGAGCGTGCTCCATGACCGAGCCCAGGGCATCGACGGGCGGGCTGTTTCCCCGGAGCACGAGACCAAGTCCTCCAGCGCCGAAAACACTTTTTCGAAGGATGTTGACGACTCTGAGATACTGCGCCGCTGGCTATGGCGTCAGTCGGAGCGAGTGGGCCGGGATTTGCGCGAACACGGCTGGTTCGGCCGTACCGTGACGCTTAAGGTCAAATACGCCGACTTCACGCAGCTTACCCGCAGTCGGTCCCTGCATGTGGCCACCAACAGCACGCGTGTCATTCACGAAACGGCCGTGAGCTTGATGGCCGAGATATCTTTTGCCAGAAAGGTCCGGCTCATCGGAGTCGGCGTGTCGAATTTCGATAAAGGCGAGAGCCAGTTCAGTTTGATCGAGAGCCTGGAGCCGCGTCCGGATAAACTTGATCTTACTCTTGACGCCATACGAGACAAATTTGGAGACAAGATCCTAGTGCAGGGCAGAGTCTTCGACCTCAAGAAATAA
- a CDS encoding aminopeptidase has translation MFDSMRLEKYADVLIWGLKTSRKKPFANGDVVLVRFDAPALPLVEALYGKLLDMRLNPVVRLQPTAGMERSFYDVSGQKQLTFVPPGEKELVDNLSGLVSILAPQSLTHLSHVDPASFGMFQKSRKFLRDIMDRREEQGEFGWTLCLYPTPALAEKAGLSIEEYARQIEKACYLNMAQPEQDWQQFWNAAQEIKAKLNSLDIESYHIESERTDLRVVGGLMRRWVGITGHNIPSFEMYISPDWRGTEGVFFADLPSYRSGNYIKGVKLTFKAGVVTDVQAEQGQEFTIQQLNMDQGARRLGEFSLTDRRFSRIDRFMAHTLYDENFGGQNGNCHVAVGSSYSDTYAGDPAELTLERKEELGFNNSALHWDLINTEAKRVTAYLRGGGKTVIYEQGMFTL, from the coding sequence ATGTTCGACAGCATGCGACTGGAAAAGTACGCCGACGTGCTCATCTGGGGACTCAAGACCTCGCGCAAGAAACCTTTCGCGAATGGCGATGTCGTGCTCGTGCGCTTCGATGCGCCGGCCCTGCCGCTCGTCGAAGCGCTTTATGGCAAGCTTCTGGACATGCGACTCAATCCGGTCGTCCGCCTGCAACCCACCGCTGGCATGGAGCGCAGCTTTTATGATGTGTCCGGGCAGAAGCAGCTCACCTTCGTGCCGCCGGGCGAAAAGGAGCTGGTGGACAACCTGTCCGGGCTAGTCTCCATCCTGGCTCCGCAGTCGTTGACACATTTGAGCCATGTGGACCCCGCGAGCTTCGGCATGTTCCAGAAGAGCCGCAAGTTCCTGCGCGACATCATGGACCGCCGGGAGGAGCAGGGCGAGTTCGGCTGGACCCTGTGCCTCTATCCGACCCCAGCCCTGGCCGAAAAGGCCGGCCTGAGCATTGAAGAGTACGCCCGCCAGATCGAGAAGGCCTGCTACCTGAACATGGCCCAGCCCGAGCAGGATTGGCAGCAGTTCTGGAACGCGGCCCAGGAGATCAAGGCCAAGCTCAACAGCCTGGACATCGAGTCCTACCATATCGAGTCCGAGCGCACGGACCTGCGTGTGGTGGGCGGCCTCATGCGGCGCTGGGTAGGCATCACGGGACACAACATCCCCAGCTTCGAGATGTACATCTCGCCCGACTGGCGCGGGACCGAGGGTGTGTTCTTCGCCGACCTGCCCTCGTACCGCAGCGGCAACTACATCAAGGGCGTGAAGCTGACCTTCAAGGCGGGCGTGGTCACCGACGTGCAGGCCGAGCAGGGCCAGGAGTTCACCATTCAGCAGCTCAACATGGACCAGGGAGCCAGGCGCCTTGGCGAGTTCTCGCTCACGGACAGGCGTTTCTCGCGCATCGATCGTTTCATGGCCCACACCCTGTACGACGAGAATTTCGGCGGGCAGAACGGCAACTGCCATGTGGCTGTGGGTTCCTCTTATTCCGATACGTACGCCGGTGATCCGGCGGAGCTGACTTTGGAGCGCAAAGAGGAGTTGGGCTTCAACAACTCGGCCCTGCACTGGGACCTCATCAACACCGAAGCCAAACGCGTTACGGCCTATTTGCGTGGCGGAGGTAAGACCGTCATATACGAACAGGGCATGTTTACGCTTTAG